One Gadus morhua chromosome 1, gadMor3.0, whole genome shotgun sequence DNA segment encodes these proteins:
- the LOC115540076 gene encoding keratin, type II cytoskeletal cochleal, with product MQSSSVRRSFTTSSSKAGGGGGSGFGFSSGGGGGGRSSFSSQSMGGGGSMRRSASSSYGARSGGFSSGSMMGGGGGGSFLMSSGGGGGGFGGGGGFGGGGGFGGGGGGGGMGMGMYGGMGMGMGGGGMGGGMSGGIVAVTSNQSLLAPMSVDIDPNIQTVRTQEKEQIKGLNNRFASFIDKVRFLEQQNKMLETKWSLLQEQTTSRSNIDAMFEAYIANLRRQLDGLGNEKMKLEGELRNMQGLVEDFKNKYEDEINKRASVENEFVLLKKDVDGAYMNKIELEAKVDALQDEINFLRAVYEAELRELQGQIKDTSVIVEMDNSRGLDMDSIVAEVRAQYEEIANRTRGEAEGWYKQKFEEMQTSAGQYGENVRNTKSEIAEINRMISRLQNEIDNVKSQRASLEAQIAEAEERGELAVKDAKLRIRELEEALQRAKQDMARQVREYQELMNVKLALDIEIATYRKLLEGEECRIGSGTSTAHISSSISSSSSGGGGGGGGGGGFGLGYGGGGGGGGGGGYSMKSSYSSSGGGGGGFGSGSMIGGGGGFGGGSGLSSGGGVSYSSSSSVRSSRGF from the exons ATGCAGTCGTCATCAGTCAGAAGATCCTTTACTACATCCAGCTCAAaggctggcggcggcggcggcagcggcttCGGCTTCAgctctggcggcggcggcggcggcagaagCAGTTTTTCCTCCCAATCTATGGGAGGAGGTGGAAGCATGAGGAGGTCGGCATCCAGCAGCTATGGCGCAAGATCGGGAGGCTTCAGTTCGGGTAGCATGatgggtggcggtggcggtggcagtTTCCTAATgtccagcggcggcggcggtggcggcttcggcggcggcggcggcttcggcggcggcggcggcttcggcggcggcggcggtggcggcggcatGGGCATGGGCATGTATGGTGGAATGGGAATGGGAATGGGTGGCGGTGGAATGGGCGGCGGAATGAGTGGCGGAATCGTCGCCGTCACCTCCAACCAGAGCCTGCTGGCCCCCATGAGCGTTGACATCGACCCCAACATCCAGACCGTCCGCACCCAGGAGAAAGAGCAGATCAAGGGCCTCAACAACCGCTTCGCCTCCTTCATCGACAAG GTGCGCTTCCTGGAGCAGCAGAACAAGATGCTGGAGACCAAGTGGAGCCTGCTGCAGGAGCAGACTACCTCCCGCTCCAACATCGACGCCATGTTCGAGGCCTACATCGCCAACCTTCGCAGACAGCTCGATGGCCTGGGCAATGAGAAGATGAAGCTGGAGGGAGAGCTCAGGAACATGCAGGGCTTGGTAGAGGACTTCAAGAACAA ATATGAGGATGAAATCAACAAACGTGCATCTGTTGAGAACGAGTTTGTGCTGCTCAAGAAG GATGTGGATGGTGCTTACATGAACAAGATTGAGCTGGAAGCTAAAGTTGATGCCCTTCAAGATGAAATCAACTTCCTCAGAGCAGTTTACGAAGCG GAGCTGCGTGAGCTCCAGGGACAGATCAAGGACACGTCGGTCATCGTCGAGATGGACAACAGCCGTGGTCTGGACATGGACTCCATCGTGGCTGAAGTGCGCGCCCAGTACGAGGAAATCGCCAACCGCACCCGTGGCGAGGCCGAGGGCTGGTACAAGCAGAAG TTCGAGGAGATGCAGACTTCGGCTGGCCAGTACGGCGAGAACGTCCGCAACACCAAGAGCGAGATCGCCGAGATCAACCGCATGATCAGCCGCCTGCAGAACGAGATCGACAACGTCAAGTCTCAG CGTGCTTCATTGGAGGCCCAGATCGCAGAGGCAGAGGAGCGCGGTGAGCTGGCGGTAAAAGACGCCAAGCTCCGCATCAGGGAACTGGAGGAGGCCCTGCAGAGAGCCAAGCAGGACATGGCCCGCCAGGTGCGCGAGTACCAGGAGCTCATGAACGTCAAACTGGCCCTGGACATTGAAATCGCCACCTACAGGAAGctgctggagggagaggagtgcaG GATTGGCTCTGGCACATCGACTGCCCATATCTCGAGCTCCATAAGCAGCTCCAgctccggcggcggcggcggcggcggtggcggcggcggcttcg GACTGGGAtacggtggcggcggcggcggcggcggaggcggcggatACTCCATGAAGTCCAGCTATAGCTCcagtggaggcggtggaggaggctTCGGCTCAGGAAGCATGATCGGAGGCGGAGGCGGCTTCGGCGGAGGATCAGGCTTGAGCAGCGGAGGCGGtgtcagctacagcagcagcagctccgtgCGCTCCTCTAGGGGCTTCTAG
- the LOC115540070 gene encoding keratin, type II cytoskeletal cochleal: protein MQSSSVRRSFTTSSSKAGGGGGGGFGFSSGGGGGGGTRSSFSSQSMGGGGSMRRSASSSYGARSGGFSSGSMMGGGGGGSFLMSSGGGGGGFGGGGGFGGGGGFGGGGGFGGGGGGGGMGMGMYGGMGMGMGMGGGGMGGGMSGGIVAVTSNQSLLAPMSVDIDPNIQTVRTQEKEQIKGLNNRFASFIDKVRFLEQQNKMLETKWSLLQEQTTSRSNIDAMFEAYIANLRRQLDGLGNEKMKLEGELRNMQGLVEDFKNKYEDEINKRASVENEFVLLKKDVDGAYMNKIELEAKVDALQDEINFLRAVYEAELRELQGQIKDTSVIVEMDNSRGLDMDSIVAEVRAQYEEIANRTRGEAEGWYKQKFEEMQTSAGQYGENVRNTKSEIAEINRMISRLQNEIDNVKSQRASLEAQIAEAEERGELAVKDAKLRIRELEEALQRAKQDMARQVREYQELMNVKLALDIEIATYRKLLEGEECRIGSGTSTAHISSSISSSSSGGGGGGGGGFGLGYGGGGGGGGGGGYSMKSSYSSSGGGGGGFGSGSMIGGGGGFGGGSGLSSGGGVSYSSSSSVRSSRGF from the exons ATGCAGTCGTCATCAGTCAGAAGATCCTTTACTACATCCAGCTCAAaggctggcggcggcggcggcggcggcttcgGCTTCAgctctggcggcggcggcggcggcggtaccAGAAGCAGTTTTTCCTCCCAATCTATGGGAGGAGGTGGAAGCATGAGGAGGTCGGCATCCAGCAGCTATGGCGCAAGATCGGGAGGCTTCAGTTCGGGTAGCATGatgggtggcggtggcggtggcagtTTCCTAATgtccagcggcggcggcggcggcggcttcggcggcggcggcggcttcggcggcggcggcggcttcggcggcggcggcggcttcggcggcggcggcggtggcggcggcatGGGCATGGGCATGTATGGTGGAATGGGAATGGGAATGGGAATGGGTGGCGGTGGAATGGGCGGCGGAATGAGTGGCGGAATCGTCGCCGTCACCTCCAACCAGAGCCTGCTGGCCCCCATGAGCGTTGACATCGACCCCAACATCCAGACCGTCCGCACCCAGGAGAAAGAGCAGATCAAGGGCCTCAACAACCGCTTCGCCTCCTTCATCGACAAG GTGCGCTTCCTGGAGCAGCAGAACAAGATGCTGGAGACCAAGTGGAGCCTGCTGCAGGAGCAGACTACCTCCCGCTCCAACATCGACGCCATGTTCGAGGCCTACATCGCCAACCTTCGCAGACAGCTCGATGGCCTGGGCAATGAGAAGATGAAGCTGGAGGGAGAGCTCAGGAACATGCAGGGCTTGGTAGAGGACTTCAAGAACAA ATATGAGGATGAAATCAACAAACGTGCATCTGTTGAGAACGAGTTTGTGCTGCTCAAGAAG GATGTGGATGGTGCTTACATGAACAAGATTGAGCTGGAAGCTAAAGTTGATGCCCTTCAAGATGAAATCAACTTCCTCAGAGCAGTTTACGAAGCG GAGCTGCGTGAGCTCCAGGGACAGATCAAGGACACGTCGGTCATCGTCGAGATGGACAACAGCCGTGGTCTGGACATGGACTCCATCGTGGCTGAAGTGCGCGCCCAGTACGAGGAAATCGCCAACCGCACCCGTGGCGAGGCCGAGGGCTGGTACAAGCAGAAG TTCGAGGAGATGCAGACTTCGGCTGGCCAGTACGGCGAGAACGTCCGCAACACCAAGAGCGAGATCGCCGAGATCAACCGCATGATCAGCCGCCTGCAGAACGAGATCGACAACGTCAAGTCTCAG CGTGCTTCATTGGAGGCCCAGATCGCAGAGGCAGAGGAGCGCGGTGAGCTGGCGGTAAAAGACGCCAAGCTCCGCATCAGGGAACTGGAGGAGGCCCTGCAGAGAGCCAAGCAGGACATGGCCCGCCAGGTGCGCGAGTACCAGGAGCTCATGAACGTCAAACTGGCCCTGGACATTGAAATCGCCACCTACAGGAAGctgctggagggagaggagtgcaG GATTGGCTCTGGCACATCGACTGCCCATATCTCGAGCTCCATAAGCAGCTCCAgctccggcggcggcggcggtggcggcggcggcttcg GACTGGGAtacggtggcggcggcggcggcggcggaggcggcggatACTCCATGAAGTCCAGCTATAGCTCcagtggaggcggtggaggaggctTCGGCTCAGGAAGCATGATCGGAGGCGGAGGCGGCTTCGGCGGAGGATCAGGCTTGAGCAGCGGAGGCGGTGttagctacagcagcagcagctccgtgCGCTCCTCTAGGGGCTTCTAG
- the bcas2 gene encoding pre-mRNA-splicing factor SPF27: MAGTASVAGEVFVDALPYFDQGYDAPGVREAAAALVEEETRRYRPTKNYLSYLATPDFAAFETEIMRNEFDRLGARQPLELLSMKRYELPAPTAGQKNDITAWQESVNNSMAQLEHQAVRIENLELMSQYGTNAWKLYNDNLAFMIETAQKELQKFRKQIQDLNWQRKNDQLVGGAKLRELESNWVSLVSKNYEIERAIVQLEIEAARIRHQQGDENKENIRQDF; the protein is encoded by the exons atggctggaacggCGTCGGTAGCGGGAGAGGTGTTCGTGGATGCCCTCCCGTATTTTGATCAGGGCTACGATGCTCCTGGGGTCAGAGAGGCG GCTGCAGCTTTGGTGgaagaggagacgaggagataCCGACCCACCAAGAACTACCTGAGTTACCTCGCCACCCCTGACTTCGCTGCCTTTGAG ACGGAGATCATGAGGAATGAGTTTGATAGGCTCGGCGCTAGGCAACCACTGGAGCTCCTCAGCATGAAGAG GTACGAGCTGCCTGCGCCCACAGCAGGCCAAAAGAATGACATCACCGCCTGGCAGGAGAGCGTCAACAACTCCATGGCCCAGCTGGAGCACCAGGCGGTCCGCATCGAGAACCTGGAGCTCATGTCCCAGTACGGCACCAACGCCTGGAAGCTCTACAACGA CAACTTGGCCTTCATGATAGAGACGGCCCAAAAGGAACTCCAGAAATTCAG GAAACAAATTCAGGATCTGAATTGGCAGCGTAAAAATGACCAGCTGGTGGGCGGAGCCAAACTCAGAGAACTGGAGTCCAA CTGGGTGTCCCTCGTCAGTAAAAACTATGAGATCGAACGCGCCATAGTGCAGTTGGAGATCGAGGCTGCACGGATAAGGCACCAGCAGGGAGACGAAAACAAGGAGAACATCCGACAGGACTTCTAg